In a single window of the Euleptes europaea isolate rEulEur1 chromosome 4, rEulEur1.hap1, whole genome shotgun sequence genome:
- the MAB21L3 gene encoding protein mab-21-like 3, which produces MHARAAGSSRGAALAVFTVKKAEQTRREHRRIQVRKAARENPTCGHLRRKSLPSLPGSARRKMKLLTEEAVEHYLQCKVNLRHRAVSAVVAEVLKTIQRLTAEISKKDSRFQAVSISGVHHENLKVLAPSQFLVTIPLVGLTGYKERQVRRWRYYTLHGAKLLSPVRDPEGPQQWLEVEQFSKSLPQWHEEDVNIEGDLVPARVLATFRDLVEKAIRSCSLADKLSIVEGLGSAVRVTVETSDFQVEVELVPAIEIPTCWPQKSKWPRCLKSWPCREKVQCVKSFGFDLWASSNYHWQQSFSRAEHVLMQGLDEDGGCRRTCFRVMRQMKEDVWCAGSKPVLTAFHLQMVLFWTCEKYPHSKDWCCFRKAFLRLIQKLHKCVSQHFLKHYFLKDTNLLKYASTNDLDTVAGKLAAFLESPALPQN; this is translated from the exons GGAACACCGGCGCATTCAGGTGAGAAAAGCCGCCCGTGAGAATCCTACCTGTGGTCATCTCCGCCGAAAGAGCCTCCCAAGTCTGCCGGGATCTGCCAGGAGGAAAATGAAACTGCTCACGGAAGAGGCTGTCGAACACTACCTCCAGTGTAAG GTGAACCTGAGGCACCGCGCGGTCTCCGCCGTTGTGGCCGAGGTGCTGAAAACCATCCAGCGGCTGACTGCCGAAATTAGCAAGAAAGACTCCCGTTTCCAGGCTGTCTCCATCTCTGGCGTTCATCATGAGAACCTGAAG GTCTTGGCGCCCAGCCAGTTCCTCGTCACCATCCCGTTGGTTGGCTTGACCGGGTACAAAGAGCGCCAGGTGCGGCGCTGGCGCTACTACACGCTGCACGGGGCGAAGCTCCTGTCCCCCGTCAGGGACCCCGAGGGGCCGCAGCAATGGCTGGAAGTGGAGCAGTTCTCCAAGAGCCTCCCGCAGTGGCACGAGGAGGACGTCAACATCGAGGGCGACCTCGTGCCGGCCAGGGTCCTCGCCACCTTCCGAGACCTCGTGGAGAAAGCGATCCGGAGTTGCAGTCTGGCGG ACAAACTCAGCATCGTGGAAGGTCTCGGCTCTGCGGTCCGTGTCACTGTCGAGACCTCGGATTTCCAGGTGGAGGTCGAGCTGGTTCCAGCGATCGAGATCCCCACGTGTTGGCCTCAGAAAAGCAAGTGGCCCCGATGCCTCAAGTCCTGGCCCTGCCGGGAAAAAGTGCAGTGTGTTAAG TCTTTTGGCTTCGACCTCTGGGCGTCCTCCAATTACCATTGGCAGCAGAGCTTCTCCCGAGCGGAGCACGTGTTGATGCAGGGGCTCGACGAGGACGGCGGGTGTCGCAGGACGTGCTTCCGGGTGATGAGGCAGATGAAGGAGGATGTGTGGTGCGCAGGGAGCAAGCCAGTCCTAACAGCCTTTCACCTGCAG ATGGTGCTTTTCTGGACTTGTGAGAAGTACCCTCATTCCAAGGACTGGTGTTGTTTCCGCAAAGCCTTCCTACGCCTGATCCAGAAGCTGCACAAATGCGTGAGCCAGCATTTCCTGAAACACTATTTCCTCAAAGACACCAACCTGCTGAAGTACGCCAGCACCAACGACTTGGACACGGTGGCCGGAAAGCTGGCCGCGTTTTTGGAAAGCCCTGCGCTCCCCCAAAACTGA